Below is a window of Pseudomonas monteilii DNA.
CCCATAGAGGAAGGCGAAGGCTTCGTCACGGGCAACCCCGATGCGTACCCCGGCCAGCAGCGGCGGAAGGGCCACTGCGTCAGGCGCGGCGAAGCGCACGGCGGGCGGCAAAGCCGCATCGCAACTGGCGCCCAAGGCCTCGGCGGCGGCGTCCAGGCGCTGGTCCAGGTCGTTCAGCTCACTGGCCTGGACCAACCCCAGATGACGGCTGGGCAACTCGATGCCGCGCTCGCGCGACAGGCCGCCGTACCAGCGCAGCCCTTCGGTCAGGCTGCCTTCGAGCAGTTGCGCGTGGCGCAGGCTGCCGACCCGGTTGGCCAGCACGCCGGCGAACGGCAGGTCAGGCTGGTAACGGGCCAGGCCCAATGCCAGCGCCCCGAATGTCTGGGCCATGGCGGTACCGTCGATGACTGCCAGCACCGGCACGCCGAAGTGCCGGGCCAGGTCGGCGCTCGACGGCGTGCCGTCGAACAGCCCCATCACGCCTTCGATGAGGATCAGGTCCGCTTCGCCTGCCGCCTCCCACAGCAGCCTGCGGCTTTCCTCGACGCCGATCATCCACAGGTCCAGCTGGTAGACCGGCGCGCCGCTGGCCCGCTCGTGGATCATCGGGTCGAGAAAGTCCGGCCCGCACTTGAACACCCGCACGGTACGCCCGAGGTTGCGGTGCAGCCGTGCCAACGCGGCGGTGACGGTGGTCTTGCCCTGGCCGGAGGCCGGGGCGGCGATCAGCACCGCCGGGCAGTGGCGCGCCTCTCTCACAGTTCGACGCCCTTCTGCGCGCGGATGCCGGCCTGGAAGGCGTGCTTGACCATGCCCATCTCGGTCACCGTGTCGGCCAGCTCGACCATCTCGGGCTTGGCGCCGCGCCCGGTGACGATCACGTGCTGCATGGGTGGCCGCGCCTGCAGGTCGCTCAGCACCTGGTCCAGGTCCAGGTAGCCGTGCTTGAGCGCGATGTTCAGCTCGTCGAGCACCACGAAGTGCACGTCCGGGTCCTGCAGCATCTGCTGCGAGACCGCCCAGGCCGCCTCGGCCGCGGCGATGTCGCGCTGGCGGTCCTGGGTCTCCCAGGTGAAGCCTTCGCCCATCACGTGGTAGCGCACCTCCTCCGGGAAGCGCCGGAAGAACAGCTCCTCGCCGGTGCTCTGGCGCCCCTTGATGAACTGCACCACGCCGCAGCGCATGCCATGCCCCATGGCCCGGGCGAGCATGCCGAACGCCGAGCTGCTCTTGCCCTTGCCGTTGCCGCTCAGGACCAGCAGCAGGCCGCACTGGTTGGGCGAGTTGGCGATGCGCTCGTCGATGATCGCCTTCTTGCGCTGCATGCGCGCCAGGTGACGTTGATCACGGTCGTCGGGGGATGGGTTCATCGAGGTTCTCCGCAAGCTGCCGGCCCGTCGCCGGGCGACAGGGGTCTGGCGAACGCCAGGCGACAGATGAATGACAGACTCACGGGGGCGCGCAGGGGCTGCGACAGGCTCGCAGGGCTCCGCGCATCACCCTCCGTGATGCCGTTTGGCAGTGACAGGCCGGTCTCCGGGCTCGCGCGCGGCCCGATGGGCCCTCAGGCGCCTTCCCGGGTGAATGCCCAGTGGCCTTGCCTGATCTCGACTCGCTTACCGTTGCGGGGGCAGCGCCGGACTCGCGCCACGACAGCGCCCACCGGCTTCCCAGTTTCACCCTGCCCAGCGATGGCTGGCGGGGCACCTGAAACGAAGCGCGAAGGGTAGAGGGTTGCCGGCGGAGCGTCAATCGAACCCCAGGCCCGACACGACCGCAGGTGCTGTTGCGGGGAACCTCCTGGCGCGGTTGCGCTTCTCACCTCAAGCGAACCATTGGTCGAGGAAACGGACATGGGCAAGGTACGGGTTGCAGGCATGCTGGTGCTGATGGTCGGTCTGGGGGGCTGCGGCGAAGCGGCGCGGCTGAGCGTCAGCGACGGGACCGGGCCCACGCCGCGCCTGCCCGAGCCGGACAAACGCCTGATTCCGACCGTGAACATCGCGCCCGCCGTCGGCTGGCCACGGGGCCGTACCCCGCACGCGGCGCCCGGTACCCAGGTCACGGCCTTCGCCACCGGCCTGGACCATCCGCGCTGGCTGTACGTGCTGCCCAACGGCGA
It encodes the following:
- a CDS encoding cobyrinic acid a,c-diamide synthase, translating into MREARHCPAVLIAAPASGQGKTTVTAALARLHRNLGRTVRVFKCGPDFLDPMIHERASGAPVYQLDLWMIGVEESRRLLWEAAGEADLILIEGVMGLFDGTPSSADLARHFGVPVLAVIDGTAMAQTFGALALGLARYQPDLPFAGVLANRVGSLRHAQLLEGSLTEGLRWYGGLSRERGIELPSRHLGLVQASELNDLDQRLDAAAEALGASCDAALPPAVRFAAPDAVALPPLLAGVRIGVARDEAFAFLYGANLDLLRAMGAELAFFSPLHDTVLPAVDSLYLPGGYPELHHGALAQNTAMGEAIRAHHADGKPLLAECGGMLYLLDALTDVAGQRAELLGLLSGEAVMQKRLAALALQTVDLPEGALRGHTYHHSLTETPHTPIARGHSPNGGRGAEAVYRIGRLTASYVHFYFPSNPEAAAALLRP
- a CDS encoding cob(I)yrinic acid a,c-diamide adenosyltransferase, giving the protein MNPSPDDRDQRHLARMQRKKAIIDERIANSPNQCGLLLVLSGNGKGKSSSAFGMLARAMGHGMRCGVVQFIKGRQSTGEELFFRRFPEEVRYHVMGEGFTWETQDRQRDIAAAEAAWAVSQQMLQDPDVHFVVLDELNIALKHGYLDLDQVLSDLQARPPMQHVIVTGRGAKPEMVELADTVTEMGMVKHAFQAGIRAQKGVEL